A region of the Ornithinimicrobium ciconiae genome:
CTCGACGGACCTGATGCAGTCCTGCGCCAACCGTGCCGCCGGACCGCCGATCGATCCGAGATAGAAGCCGCCGTGGGCGGCACACGAGTCGGTGACCTGCTGGCTCCGGTTGCCCTTGGCGAGCATCACCTTGGACCCACCAGCAGCCTGGAACTGCTCGACATAGCTGTCCATCCGGCCGGCGGTCGTCGGCCCGAACGACCCGGACGGCATGCCCTCGGGAGTCTTGGCCGGGCCGGCGTAGTAGACAGGGTGGTTGCGCAGATAGTCCGGCATCTCCTCACCGGCGTCGAGACGCTCCTTGATCTTGGCGTGCACCAGGTCGCGGGCGACCACCAGCGGACCGGTGAGCGACACCCGGGTCTTCACCGGGTGCTTGCTGAGCTCGGCCAGGATCGCCTCCATCGGCTGGTTGAGGTCGATCGGGACGGAGGACTGTTTGCCGGTGCCGGACACCCCGTGGGTCTCGGCATCCAGCGCTGCGTCGACCTCCTCGGGCAGGAAGCGCGCCGGGTCGGTCTCCAGCTGCTCCAGGAAGATGCCCTCCGGGGTGATCTTGGCCAGCGCCTGCCGGTCGGCCGAGCAGGACACCGCGATGGCGACGGGCAGGCTCGCGCCGTGGCGGGGGAGACGGATGACGCGCACGTCGTGGCAGAAGTACTTGCCACCGAACTGGGCACCGATGCCGAAGTTGCGGGTCAGCTCGTGCACCTGCTCCTCCAGCTCAGGATCTCGTGTGCCGTGCGCGGCCAGTGATCCCTCGGTGGGCAGGCCGTCGAGGTAGCGGGCGGAGGCGTACTTCGCGGTCTTCAGCGCGAACTCCGCCGAGGTGCCGCCGAGCACGATCGCCAGGTGGTAGGGCGGGCAGGCAGCGGTGCCGAGGGAGCGCAGCTTCTCGTCGAGGAACTCCATGAGCCGCTGCGGGCTGAGGAGCGCCTTGGTCTCCTGATAGAGGAAGGACTTGTTGGCCGAGCCGCCGCCCTTGGCCATGAAGAGGAATTTGTAGGCCAGCTCGTGGCCCGGGGTCGTGTCGGCATACAGCTCGATCTGGGCGGGCAGGTTTGAGCCGGTGTTCTGCTCCTCCCAGGTGCTGATCGGCGCGAGCTGGGAGTAGCGCAGGTTGAGCGTGGTGTAGGCGTCGAAGATGCCGCGGGAGATCGCCTCCTCGTCGGAGACCGGCCCGTCCGGACCAGCGGCGGTCAGCACCTGCTGGCCCCGCTTGCCCATGACGATCGCGGTCCCGGTGTCCTGGCACATCGGCAGGACACCTCCGGCCG
Encoded here:
- a CDS encoding fumarate hydratase — encoded protein: MPEFRYSDLLPTAPEETPYRLLTSDGVRVVDGPGGRQFLEVDPEALRLLTETAMHDIAHYLRPGHLQQLRNILEDPEASNNDKFVALDLLKNANIAAGGVLPMCQDTGTAIVMGKRGQQVLTAAGPDGPVSDEEAISRGIFDAYTTLNLRYSQLAPISTWEEQNTGSNLPAQIELYADTTPGHELAYKFLFMAKGGGSANKSFLYQETKALLSPQRLMEFLDEKLRSLGTAACPPYHLAIVLGGTSAEFALKTAKYASARYLDGLPTEGSLAAHGTRDPELEEQVHELTRNFGIGAQFGGKYFCHDVRVIRLPRHGASLPVAIAVSCSADRQALAKITPEGIFLEQLETDPARFLPEEVDAALDAETHGVSGTGKQSSVPIDLNQPMEAILAELSKHPVKTRVSLTGPLVVARDLVHAKIKERLDAGEEMPDYLRNHPVYYAGPAKTPEGMPSGSFGPTTAGRMDSYVEQFQAAGGSKVMLAKGNRSQQVTDSCAAHGGFYLGSIGGPAARLAQDCIRSVEVIEYEELGMEAVWKIEVEDFPAFIVVDDKGNDFFAAVSKPLAMSIPLRQGLQTVRS